Proteins co-encoded in one Methylobacterium sp. WL1 genomic window:
- a CDS encoding DNA polymerase III subunit chi, with protein sequence MTEILFYHMQRQPLEKVLPNLVERSLGRGWQAAIQAATEERLQALDDHLWTYSDESFLPHGTDRDPDAAGQPVVLTLRDVNPNTASIRFLVEGADLPPDAESYERICILFDGTDQDALLRAREQWRQAKEAGHTVAYWQQDDSGRWNKKA encoded by the coding sequence GTGACCGAGATCCTGTTCTACCACATGCAGCGCCAGCCCCTGGAGAAGGTGCTGCCGAACCTCGTCGAGCGCTCGCTCGGCCGGGGCTGGCAGGCCGCGATCCAGGCGGCCACCGAGGAGCGGCTTCAAGCCCTCGACGACCACCTGTGGACCTATTCCGACGAGAGCTTTCTGCCCCACGGCACCGACCGTGATCCCGACGCGGCCGGGCAGCCGGTGGTACTCACCTTGCGCGACGTGAACCCCAACACCGCCTCCATCCGATTTTTGGTGGAGGGCGCCGACCTGCCGCCGGACGCAGAGAGCTACGAACGGATCTGCATCCTGTTCGACGGGACCGACCAGGACGCCCTGCTGCGCGCCCGCGAGCAGTGGCGCCAGGCCAAGGAGGCGGGCCATACCGTCGCCTACTGGCAGCAGGACGATTCGGGCCGCTGGAACAAGAAGGCTTGA